TCCTGTGCAAAAGCACTGGTGAAGAATAAGACAATGATGAATCCGATAAGCTGTTTCATGTTGGCTTAAAAAGTACTCCCCGGGAGAAAAATACAAAGGGTTTAGTGGTTTAGTGGTTTAGGGGTTGGGGGTTAGGGGTTGCTGGATAATTTGGTTGTGATTGCCAAGCCAGGCAACCCCCTCTGCCCTTTGGGCATCTCCCCCTGAGAAGGGGGAGAGGTTCTTGCCTTCACACGAATTATTGTTTAGCAATACACATATTAACAGCATGAATTTACCCTCCCTCGGGAGGGTCAGATCGTTACACGATCTGGGGAGGGGTTGTCCAAAACCATGCATTTCGGGCATAGTTAATCAACTAAAAGGGCACCCAAAATTGAGTGCCCTTTAGAAAACCGAACTCTGTTAAAAGTTTAGCGGAGCAGGGTCACCTTGCGGGTGAGGTTTTGCTCGCCGGCTTGGATGCTGACCAGGTAGATTCCTGATGACAGGGCGCCGCCTGATAGATCAGTTCCGTTCCAGTCCAGGGTATAATTCTGACCAGCAGGATGACTGCCTTGAGTGTAATTCCAGACCAATTCACCCTTCATGCTGTAGATGCTGACATGCAGGTCTGAAACTTTAGCCAGATCATAGGACAGGGTGATGCTGGGATTGAAAGGATTGGGGTAGAGACCTGTGAGTTCGAAAACACCAGGGCGGGTTGCTGTTGCCGGGGACACATAGGTGATCTCCTGGATCAGATCAATATGATCAGTTTGCGTCCCTTTGTAATCTACATCCGATAACCGGTAGGAATAGGTCACGCCTTCTTCAACACGGGTATCAATAAAAGAGTAATCGGTGGCTTGGGTGGTTGAGCCCTGACCTTCCAGAGTCTTGTTCGTAGTAAATGAGGAAATTTCAGACCAGGGACTGGCAGCTGACTTGCGGGAAATGATAAAACCCTGGTTCTCGATCTCTGAATCGGTGGTCCAGGTCAATTCGACTCCACGGGTGGTGGAGCGGGTGTTGAAAGAGGAGAGTTCTACGGGGAGGGATGAATCTGCATTAAAAGTTGCTGAATATTTTCCTTCACTTACTCCATTATTATCATATTGTGTTTCATCCGGCGAGGTTCCAGTCACCTGTCCATAAATTTCAATAACCCATGTTCCGGAAGAATTAACACTGGAGAGCAAGTCTACAGTAAGATCTTCTGCTCCCCATTTTTGATCACCGCCACTAATATCTTCTAGCCATCCTCCTCCCAAGCTTGTAAAATTCGGGGCTGTGCTCCCTTGTTTATAAACTCGGTAGAAATATTCGCAACCAGTAACATTGCTACCACTATTTTTATATGTTTTTACATCAAATGCTGTGATTTGAAATGTATTCCCAGAACTATAAGTTCCGAAACCATGAGAATCAAATGTCCCTGTAGCAGAATTCCATAAAGTGTATGAATTTGAGGTGCCATTTTCATTGATGGTGATCCAACTTCGGTCAGCATCAAACATCCCCCAATTCGCGTAGCTAATCACTGGAATTAATACTGATGTTAATACTAGTAAAACAATAGTTTTTTTCATATTTCCTCCGCTACATTAAATAAAACAAGCCAACAAATATATCGTTCACACCAGCTTAAATCAACCTCATCCTGCTTACTTCAGTAAACTGATCTTCTCGCTGGTTTCGAATTGTCCGGTGTGAACCCTCACAAAATAAATACCTGAGGGGTAGCCAGCCGCCTGCCATTGGTACTGGTAGCGACCAGGCTGCAATTCACGGGTTTCCAAAACGGCCACTTCCTGACCTAACACATTCAAAATACTGATTCTGGTCTCGGACTGTTCAGGTATATCAACTGTGAGATTTACATCCGGGTTAAAAGGGTTGGGATAGGGTGGATGTAAAGCGTATTCGGTGGGAATAAAGACCTCGTCAATGGCCACCACATCGCGAATCATGATGTTGATGCTCAAGGTATCACCAGCCGAAAACAGTAGGCTGGCCGGAAGGAGCAGCAGGATTAACACTGCAGCAAATTGTTGTTTCAGGCGCAAGAGCAGCTTACCTACCTGTCGATACCCGCATGATGGAGCGACCACCCTGGCCATCGTCCACGATGAACTGCACATCGGTATAGGTCCCAGCTTGAGTATAGTCCGGTGTCCAGGTAAAAGTGGCTGTCCCATCGGTATTATCAGTAAAGCTGGAACCGCTGGGCAGATTGGCACTGGACCAGGTTAAGGTATTATTGTCAACATCGGTGGCAGTGAGATCAAAGGTCATTTCGGTTCCCTCATCTCCACTCTGATCCGAAATTGAAGCGATCACTGGTGCATCATTTACGTTGGTGACAGACACTTCAATAATCTCTGTATCAGAGCCACCGTGATTATCCACAACTGTAATGGTGATGGCAAGAGCTTCAGTAGTAAAATAGTCATCGGCTGGGGTAAGAAAGAGCGTATCATTGCTAACGCTGGCTAAAACTGTTGACGCACTACCGCCACTGACAGAGAACACCAGGCTGTCAACGTGATTTTCGGCATCGGTGGCAGAAAGCTCCACAAAGAGGGATGTGTCTTCGGTAAGTTCCTGGTTCCCAATAGCAGCCAGGACAGGTGCTGTGTTAACCGTAACGGTGTACTCGGCACTGACATTGGTGGAACCATCCCAGAAACCACCTCCACTACTCTCATAGCCACCATACTTGTAAGTGCTGTTATCCCGCGAAAAGCGGCTGGCTACATAATAAGTTCCGCCACTGCTGATCTCGTTTCCCAGATCCACCTTGTATTCATCATTATCCCCACTATCCACATTATAGGTGGCA
The sequence above is a segment of the Candidatus Neomarinimicrobiota bacterium genome. Coding sequences within it:
- a CDS encoding T9SS type A sorting domain-containing protein, translating into MKKTIVLLVLTSVLIPVISYANWGMFDADRSWITINENGTSNSYTLWNSATGTFDSHGFGTYSSGNTFQITAFDVKTYKNSGSNVTGCEYFYRVYKQGSTAPNFTSLGGGWLEDISGGDQKWGAEDLTVDLLSSVNSSGTWVIEIYGQVTGTSPDETQYDNNGVSEGKYSATFNADSSLPVELSSFNTRSTTRGVELTWTTDSEIENQGFIISRKSAASPWSEISSFTTNKTLEGQGSTTQATDYSFIDTRVEEGVTYSYRLSDVDYKGTQTDHIDLIQEITYVSPATATRPGVFELTGLYPNPFNPSITLSYDLAKVSDLHVSIYSMKGELVWNYTQGSHPAGQNYTLDWNGTDLSGGALSSGIYLVSIQAGEQNLTRKVTLLR
- a CDS encoding cadherin-like domain-containing protein — protein: MRKLIIITFTILLVFGTTAFADTSDATISITITNNDVDWCNFQYPDTGSFYTGEEFIAYAQVYESGVTEAAGQGVDIYAWIGYSETNDDPSGAGWTWVAATYNVDSGDNDEYKVDLGNEISSGGTYYVASRFSRDNSTYKYGGYESSGGGFWDGSTNVSAEYTVTVNTAPVLAAIGNQELTEDTSLFVELSATDAENHVDSLVFSVSGGSASTVLASVSNDTLFLTPADDYFTTEALAITITVVDNHGGSDTEIIEVSVTNVNDAPVIASISDQSGDEGTEMTFDLTATDVDNNTLTWSSANLPSGSSFTDNTDGTATFTWTPDYTQAGTYTDVQFIVDDGQGGRSIMRVSTGR
- a CDS encoding T9SS type A sorting domain-containing protein translates to MRLKQQFAAVLILLLLPASLLFSAGDTLSINIMIRDVVAIDEVFIPTEYALHPPYPNPFNPDVNLTVDIPEQSETRISILNVLGQEVAVLETRELQPGRYQYQWQAAGYPSGIYFVRVHTGQFETSEKISLLK